A window of Eubacteriaceae bacterium ES3 contains these coding sequences:
- a CDS encoding amino acid ABC transporter substrate-binding protein encodes MKKKSIAGLLLLLLSLAVLLAGCSSSDSTEAEATGDNDDQTFVVGLDDSFPPMGFRDENNEIVGFDVDLAKEVGERLGMEVVLQPINWDTKELELDSGNIDVIWNGLTITEERKEVMDFTKPYLENDQVIVVKNGSDIATKADLAGKNIGVQKGSSAYDAFTSDEISTEVADLTEYPENVSALADLGIGRIDAVIVDSIVARYYITSENAEFTILEESLAPEEYGVAVKKGNTELLDQIQEALDAMNEDGTAAEISTNWFGEDIVLKN; translated from the coding sequence ATGAAAAAGAAAAGTATTGCTGGTTTATTGCTGCTGTTATTAAGCCTTGCTGTTTTGTTGGCGGGTTGCTCGAGCTCTGATTCAACCGAAGCTGAAGCAACTGGTGACAATGACGATCAGACCTTTGTTGTTGGTCTGGATGATTCATTCCCACCAATGGGTTTCAGAGATGAAAACAATGAAATCGTGGGATTTGACGTGGATCTGGCCAAAGAGGTCGGTGAGCGCTTAGGCATGGAAGTGGTACTGCAGCCAATTAACTGGGACACAAAAGAGCTGGAACTGGACTCAGGAAATATTGACGTTATCTGGAATGGTCTAACGATTACCGAAGAAAGAAAAGAAGTGATGGATTTCACCAAACCTTATCTGGAAAATGATCAGGTAATAGTGGTGAAAAACGGTTCAGATATTGCGACCAAAGCAGATTTGGCTGGAAAAAATATTGGTGTTCAAAAAGGATCCTCTGCATATGATGCTTTCACCTCTGATGAAATCAGTACTGAGGTTGCTGATCTGACGGAATATCCGGAAAATGTATCAGCTTTGGCTGACCTGGGTATTGGTAGAATTGATGCAGTAATTGTAGATTCGATTGTCGCCAGATACTATATTACATCAGAAAATGCTGAGTTTACTATTCTTGAAGAAAGCCTGGCACCGGAAGAGTACGGTGTAGCGGTTAAAAAAGGCAACACGGAACTTCTGGATCAGATTCAGGAAGCACTTGATGCAATGAATGAGGATGGAACAGCCGCAGAAATTTCAACAAACTGGTTTGGCGAAGATATTGTTTTAAAGAACTAA
- a CDS encoding amino acid ABC transporter permease: MSDFISYFLRITLPILQGLGATLGVFGVTIVCSIPLGFMFTLMVQSRVKPLQAFARLYIYVMRGTPLLLQLMFVYFGLPLLPVVGDFLIFGRFQAACIAFCLNYAAYFAEIFRGGLLAIDKGQYEAAKVLGLTRFETMTRVVIPQMVRVCLPSISNETITLVKDTALVTVIGVAEVLHYAKTTVNREADTFAFIVAALIYLAINFVITLIFKKLETRYEF, encoded by the coding sequence ATGTCGGATTTTATAAGCTATTTTTTAAGGATTACCCTGCCAATCTTACAGGGGTTAGGGGCAACACTGGGCGTTTTTGGAGTGACCATTGTTTGTTCAATTCCCCTTGGCTTTATGTTTACATTGATGGTGCAAAGTCGGGTTAAACCGCTGCAGGCTTTTGCCAGGCTTTATATTTATGTGATGCGGGGAACTCCGCTTTTGCTGCAATTGATGTTTGTTTATTTTGGTTTGCCACTGCTGCCCGTGGTTGGTGATTTTCTGATTTTCGGACGTTTTCAGGCTGCCTGTATTGCTTTCTGCCTGAATTATGCAGCCTACTTTGCGGAAATTTTTCGCGGAGGACTTTTGGCCATTGATAAAGGACAATATGAGGCAGCCAAGGTACTGGGGCTGACTCGGTTTGAAACAATGACTCGGGTAGTCATTCCTCAGATGGTTAGGGTTTGCCTGCCGTCCATCAGCAATGAAACTATAACGCTAGTTAAGGATACAGCATTGGTTACGGTAATTGGAGTGGCTGAAGTGTTGCATTATGCCAAGACCACGGTGAATCGCGAAGCAGATACCTTTGCTTTTATAGTGGCAGCGCTGATCTATCTGGCAATTAACTTTGTCATTACATTAATCTTCAAAAAACTTGAGACCAGATATGAATTTTAG
- a CDS encoding amino acid ABC transporter ATP-binding protein, whose translation MEVIKVNQLNKSFGENHVLKNISFSVNKGDVVAIIGSSGSGKSTLLRCLIDLEKADQGDILIEGKPLLKEGNYPAVSEIREIIMKMGMVFQHFNLFPHLTVRENLELAPKVVKKQETSEMKEKCETYLRKVGLSGRIDAMPSTLSGGEKQRVAIARALMMNPDILLFDEPTSALDPELTGEVLNVMKSLAEEHMTMVVVTHEMGFAREVANKVLFMDSGIILEEGSPDEIFLNPKEQRTCEFLKSIIREKEKTKKHFRLKRYQ comes from the coding sequence ATGGAAGTAATTAAAGTTAATCAGCTAAATAAAAGTTTCGGCGAAAATCATGTGCTTAAAAACATTTCTTTTTCCGTTAATAAAGGTGATGTGGTGGCGATTATCGGATCCTCGGGATCTGGAAAATCAACCCTTTTACGATGTTTAATCGATCTCGAAAAAGCAGATCAGGGAGACATTCTAATTGAGGGAAAACCATTGTTAAAAGAAGGGAATTATCCAGCAGTATCAGAAATTCGGGAAATCATTATGAAGATGGGGATGGTCTTTCAACATTTCAATCTTTTTCCGCACTTAACCGTACGGGAAAATCTTGAATTGGCGCCTAAAGTCGTTAAAAAACAGGAAACCTCGGAAATGAAAGAAAAATGTGAAACCTATTTGAGAAAAGTAGGCTTATCTGGGCGGATTGATGCAATGCCGTCCACTTTGTCTGGAGGGGAAAAGCAGCGTGTGGCGATTGCTCGAGCCTTGATGATGAACCCTGACATACTGCTGTTTGATGAACCGACTTCAGCTTTAGATCCCGAATTAACCGGAGAGGTTTTAAATGTCATGAAAAGTCTTGCTGAAGAGCATATGACCATGGTGGTGGTTACCCATGAGATGGGTTTTGCCAGAGAAGTGGCCAATAAGGTTTTGTTTATGGATTCCGGAATTATTCTGGAAGAAGGGTCGCCGGATGAAATTTTCTTAAACCCTAAAGAGCAGAGAACTTGTGAATTCTTAAAGAGTATTATTCGCGAGAAAGAAAAAACAAAAAAACACTTCCGACTTAAGCGATATCAATAA